Below is a window of Streptomyces sp. NBC_01429 DNA.
TACCACTGGGACCTGCCGCAGGTCCTCCAGGACCGGGGCGGCTGGCCGGTCCGGGAGACCGCCGAGCACTTCGCCGCGTACGCCTCCGTCGTCGCCGGGCGCCTGGGCGACCGGGTGAAGGACTGGGCGACCCTCAACGAGCCGCTCTGCTCGTCGTGGATCGGCCATCTCGAAGGCCGGATGGCGCCGGGGCTGACCGATCTCACGGCCGCCGTGCGCGCCTCCTACCATCTGCACCTCGGACACGGCCTGGCCGTCCAGGCGATCCGCGCCGCCTCCGCCGACGCCCGGATCGGCATCGTCAACAACCTCAGCCCGATCGAGCCCGCCACCGACAGCGAGGCGGACCGCGCCGCCGCCGTGCGGGCCGACGGCCACACCAACCGCTGGTGGCTGGACCCGATCCACGGCCGCGGCTATCCGGCGGACATGCGGGAGCTGTACGGGGTGGAGCTGCCCGAGCGCCCCGGCGACCTGGAGACCATCGCGGCGCCGCTGGACTGGCTGGGGCTGAACTACTACTTCCGCCAGATCGTCCGGGACGATCCGACCGGCCCCGTACCGTACGCACGACAGGTCGAGGTGGCCGACGCCCGCACCACGCACATGGGGTGGGAGGTGCACGCGGACGGCCTGGAGCAGCTGCTCGGCCGGCTGACCGGGGAGTACGGCGCGCGGCGCCTCTACGTCACGGAGAACGGCGCGGCCTTCCCCGACACGGTACGGGCGGACGGCACGGTCGACGACCCGGAGCGGACCCGCTATCTGGAGGAGCATCTGGCGGCCTGCGCGCGGGCGGTGGAGAAGGGCGCGCCGCTGGCCGGGTACTTCGCCTGGTCGCTGATGGACAACTTCGAGTGGGCGTACGGCTACGACAAGCGGTTCGGTCTGGTGCATGTCGACTACGGGACGCAGCGCCGGACGGTCAAGGGCAGCGGCCACCGGTACGCGGAGATCATCCGGGCGGCCTCCGGGCGCGGCCGTCGCGCCGCGTGACACCGCCAGGCCCGGACTCCATACCGGCACCCGCTCGTGAAACGGCCGGAGCCACCGCCCTGTCGGTGAAGGGCGGTGGCTCCGGCCACTGCGGGGAGGTGGTTTCGGTGCGTGCTCCGGGCTCTCGTCGGGGCCCGGAGTCCGCGTCGGATCAGCGTTCTCCCGGCAGGGGAGGCGTCGGTTCGGTACCGGCCTTGGCGCAGACGGAGGCGGCGACTCTCGACGCGAAGCCGAGCATCTCCGCGATCTGTGCGCGCTCCAGCAGGGCCGGTCCGCCCGCGCGGTCGACCGGCGCGGTGCTCAGCCAGTGGAGCACCGCAGCCATGAAGGCGTCCCCGGCGCCGATGGTGTTGACCACCTCGACGGGCACGGCGGACACGGAGACCGGCTCGGCGGTGCCGGCGTACGCCGTACTGCCCTCGGCGCCCCGGGTGACCAGCACGAGCCGGCCGCCCGCCGCCAGCCGGCGGCCGCTCTCGTCGGGGTCGGTGTCCGGCCACAGCCGGGCCAGGTCCTCGTCACTGGCCTTGACGACCTGCGCCAGTTCGCACAGCTCGCGCAGTCTGCGCAGGCTCAGCACGGGGTCGATCGTCCGGTCCTCGCGGACGTTGGGGTCGACCACCAGCAGGGAGTGGCGCGCTCCGGCGCGCGCGGTGGCCGCGACCGCGTCGGCGGACGGGTCGACGGCGGCGGCGACCCCGCCCGCGTACACCACGGCGAACCGCTCCACCTCGGCGGAGTGGTCCGGCAGCCGGAAGGTCGCCGTGTCCGCGAGATGGAAGTGGTAGCTGGTGCCGTCCGGGCCCGGGTCGGCGACGGCGAGCGTCGTGGGCAGCTCCGAGCGGGCGCACAGGCCCAGTTCGGTGCCCGCGGACACCAGCCGCTGTTCGATCAGCCGCGCGAAGCCGTCGCCGCCGAGCGCGCCCGCGAACCAGCTGGGCGTACCGAGCCTGGCGAGCCCGGCCGCGACGTTGGCGGGCGCCCCGCCGGGTTCGGCCCGGAAGCCGGCCGGGTCGTCCGGCGTGGGGACGAGGTCGATGAGCGCCTCCCCCAGCACCAGGACGGCGCCCGGTCCGGCCTCGCGCGCCGGGGTCACGGCTCGACCACGATCTTGCGGCCCTGGCCCGCCTTGAACTTGTCGATGGCCTGCGGGTACTGCTCCAGCGGCAGCCGGTCGCTGATGAAGACCTTCGGGTCGAGCACGCCGGAGGCGAACAGCGCGGCGGCGCGCTCGTAGCTGTGCAGCACCGCCATGGAGCCGGTGATGGTGATCTCCTGGTTGTAGATGCGGTACGGCTCGATGACGGCGGTCGTCGCGTAGTCGGCGACCCCGAACTGGAGGAACGTACCGCCCTTGGCCACCCGGCCCAGACCGTCCTGGATGGCGCCCGCGTTGCCGGTCGCGTCGACCACCAGGTCCCAGCCGCCGGGCCGGTCGAACTCGTCGGCCGAGGCGGCCGAGCGCGAGCAGCCGAGCTTGCCGGCGGTCGCCAGCCGCTCCGCGTTGACGTCGAGCATGTCGACGGAGGCGGCGCCGGTGCGCTTGGCGAGTTCGAGCATCATGAGCCCCATGGTGCCGGATCCGTAGATCAGCACCTCGGCGCCGAGCGTCGACTTGAGCACGTCGTACCCGCGCACCGCGCAGGACAGCGGCTCGATCAGCGCCGCGTCCTTGACGTCGACGTGGTCGGGGAGCTTCACGCAGTTGGCGACGGGCGCGACGGCGTACTCGGCGGCGCCGCCCGGCTTGCTGACGCCGATCGCGTTCCACCGGTCGCACAGGTTGCCGCGCCCGGTGCGGCAGTAGCGGCATTCGTGACAGTAGAGCGACGGGTCCACGGCGACCTTGTCGCCCACCGCCAGCTCGGTCACGTCGGCGCCGATCTCCACGATCTCACCGGCGAACTCGTGACCGGGGATGATCGGCAGCGTGGGCGCGAACTCGCCCTGGAGGATGTGCAGATCGGTACCGCACAGTCCGCACGCCGCGACGGACACCACAACGTCCCGAGGGCCGGGGGTCGGGTCGGGAACCGTCGTGACGGAGACCTTGCCGACGGCTTCGACGATCGCTGCCCTCATTACTTCACAGCTCCAAGAGAAAGGCCCTGGACAAGCTTGTCCTGGGCGGCGAACCCCGCGGCGAGCACCGGCAGGGAGACAACGACGGACGCCGCGCACAGCTGGGCCAGGAAGAGCCCCTGGCTGGTCACGAAGCTCGTCAGGAACACGGGCGCGGTCTGCGCGGTCACCCCGGTCAGCACCCGGGCGAAGAGCAGCTCGTTCCAGCTGAAGATGAAGCAGATCAGCGACGTCGCCGCGATGCCGGGCGCGGCCACCGGCGCGACCACCCTGATCAGGACGGTCGGCAGCCGGGCGCCG
It encodes the following:
- a CDS encoding GH1 family beta-glucosidase, yielding MNDLNALPADFTWGVATAAYQIEGAVAEDGRTPSIWDTFSHTPGAVDNGDTGDVACDHYHRVPEDIALMRRLGVGAYRFSLAWPRIVPGGDGPVNKAGLDFYDRLVDGLLEAGITPFATLYHWDLPQVLQDRGGWPVRETAEHFAAYASVVAGRLGDRVKDWATLNEPLCSSWIGHLEGRMAPGLTDLTAAVRASYHLHLGHGLAVQAIRAASADARIGIVNNLSPIEPATDSEADRAAAVRADGHTNRWWLDPIHGRGYPADMRELYGVELPERPGDLETIAAPLDWLGLNYYFRQIVRDDPTGPVPYARQVEVADARTTHMGWEVHADGLEQLLGRLTGEYGARRLYVTENGAAFPDTVRADGTVDDPERTRYLEEHLAACARAVEKGAPLAGYFAWSLMDNFEWAYGYDKRFGLVHVDYGTQRRTVKGSGHRYAEIIRAASGRGRRAA
- a CDS encoding carbohydrate kinase family protein translates to MTPAREAGPGAVLVLGEALIDLVPTPDDPAGFRAEPGGAPANVAAGLARLGTPSWFAGALGGDGFARLIEQRLVSAGTELGLCARSELPTTLAVADPGPDGTSYHFHLADTATFRLPDHSAEVERFAVVYAGGVAAAVDPSADAVAATARAGARHSLLVVDPNVREDRTIDPVLSLRRLRELCELAQVVKASDEDLARLWPDTDPDESGRRLAAGGRLVLVTRGAEGSTAYAGTAEPVSVSAVPVEVVNTIGAGDAFMAAVLHWLSTAPVDRAGGPALLERAQIAEMLGFASRVAASVCAKAGTEPTPPLPGER
- a CDS encoding zinc-dependent alcohol dehydrogenase family protein, yielding MRAAIVEAVGKVSVTTVPDPTPGPRDVVVSVAACGLCGTDLHILQGEFAPTLPIIPGHEFAGEIVEIGADVTELAVGDKVAVDPSLYCHECRYCRTGRGNLCDRWNAIGVSKPGGAAEYAVAPVANCVKLPDHVDVKDAALIEPLSCAVRGYDVLKSTLGAEVLIYGSGTMGLMMLELAKRTGAASVDMLDVNAERLATAGKLGCSRSAASADEFDRPGGWDLVVDATGNAGAIQDGLGRVAKGGTFLQFGVADYATTAVIEPYRIYNQEITITGSMAVLHSYERAAALFASGVLDPKVFISDRLPLEQYPQAIDKFKAGQGRKIVVEP